The proteins below are encoded in one region of Micromonospora sp. DSM 45708:
- a CDS encoding MerR family transcriptional regulator, whose translation MRLLTIGAFARAARLTAKALRVYDDCGLLPPAAVDPHSGYRYYAPEQLDRARLIAALRRAGMPLAEIRTVCALPPSAAAEALDAWWRRVSADTDARGRAVALLVGQLSERGTTMSEHTFRYAARCETGTVRDSNEDVAYASGTLLAVADGVRGPGGSAASAAAVDALRPLATADAPVGDLLAALGDAVGRADRAVRAQATDADRPASTLTAIVRRGTRLALVHVGDTRAYLLRGGELSRLTQDHTYVQTLVDQGRLTPAEAGAHPQRALLARALGAGVEVEADLALRTALPGDRYLLCSDGLAAVVDPGALHAALAGADDPETAVGRLVGLAYAAGAPDNIACVVADLATT comes from the coding sequence GTGCGGCTGCTGACCATCGGGGCGTTCGCCCGCGCGGCCCGCCTGACCGCCAAGGCGCTGCGGGTCTACGACGACTGCGGGCTGCTGCCGCCGGCCGCCGTGGACCCGCACTCCGGCTACCGCTACTACGCGCCGGAGCAGCTCGACCGCGCGCGGCTGATCGCCGCGTTGCGCCGGGCCGGCATGCCGCTGGCTGAGATCCGGACGGTCTGCGCGCTGCCGCCGTCGGCCGCCGCCGAGGCGCTCGACGCCTGGTGGCGGCGGGTCAGCGCGGACACCGACGCCCGCGGCCGGGCCGTCGCGCTCCTCGTCGGCCAGCTCAGCGAGAGGGGCACCACCATGTCCGAGCACACCTTCCGGTACGCGGCGCGCTGCGAGACCGGCACGGTCCGGGACTCCAACGAGGACGTCGCGTACGCCAGCGGCACGCTGCTCGCGGTCGCCGACGGCGTACGCGGTCCGGGTGGGTCCGCCGCCAGCGCGGCGGCGGTGGACGCGCTGCGGCCGTTGGCGACGGCCGACGCGCCGGTGGGCGACCTGCTCGCCGCGCTGGGTGACGCGGTCGGCCGGGCCGACCGGGCGGTACGCGCGCAGGCCACCGACGCCGACCGGCCGGCCAGCACGCTCACCGCGATCGTCCGGCGGGGCACCCGGCTCGCCCTGGTGCACGTCGGGGACACCCGTGCCTACCTGCTGCGCGGCGGCGAGCTGTCCCGGCTCACCCAGGACCACACGTACGTGCAGACGCTCGTCGACCAGGGGCGGCTCACGCCGGCCGAGGCCGGGGCGCACCCGCAGCGGGCGCTGCTGGCCCGGGCGCTGGGTGCCGGCGTCGAGGTGGAGGCGGATCTGGCGCTGCGGACCGCGCTGCCCGGTGACCGCTACCTGCTCTGCTCGGACGGCCTCGCCGCGGTGGTCGACCCCGGGGCGCTGCACGCCGCGCTGGCCGGGGCGGACGACCCGGAAACCGCCGTCGGGCGCCTGGTCGGCCTGGCGTACGCGGCGGGCGCGCCGGACAACATCGCCTGCGTGGTGGCCGATCTGGCGACGACGTGA
- a CDS encoding NUDIX hydrolase encodes MRDEIRALVEALTPGDGQEARHRAAALAWLAGTEDIFRRVKPRTPSPHLVAYFLLRDPSDGAVLLVDHRNAGMWLPSGGHVEPGEHPVHTVRRELREELGVPAVFAPPFGERPAFLTVTETVGPPAQRHTDVSLWYVLAAHREQRFTPDPVEFRGVRWWTPAEVGDAPAGTVEPHLGRMLAKLAAGTP; translated from the coding sequence ATGCGCGACGAGATCCGGGCCCTGGTCGAGGCGTTGACGCCGGGCGACGGGCAGGAGGCGCGGCACCGGGCGGCGGCGTTGGCCTGGCTGGCCGGCACGGAGGACATCTTCCGCCGGGTCAAACCGCGCACCCCGTCGCCGCACCTGGTCGCCTACTTCCTGCTCCGCGACCCGTCCGACGGCGCGGTGCTGCTGGTCGACCACCGCAACGCCGGCATGTGGCTGCCCAGCGGCGGCCATGTCGAGCCGGGCGAGCACCCCGTGCACACCGTGCGCCGCGAGCTGCGGGAGGAGCTTGGCGTGCCGGCGGTCTTCGCGCCGCCGTTCGGCGAACGGCCAGCGTTCCTCACCGTCACCGAGACGGTCGGCCCGCCCGCCCAGCGGCACACCGACGTCAGCCTCTGGTACGTGCTGGCCGCCCACCGTGAGCAGCGGTTCACCCCGGACCCGGTCGAGTTCCGGGGTGTCCGCTGGTGGACACCGGCCGAGGTGGGCGACGCGCCGGCCGGCACGGTCGAGCCGCACCTGGGCCGGATGCTGGCCAAGTTGGCGGCCGGCACGCCTTGA
- a CDS encoding GNAT family N-acetyltransferase, with protein sequence MPELERLAAHHAYVLYRFERENRAYFARYVPDRGDDYFDLFADRLADLLDEQDRGICHFHVLVDDDGFVLGRFNLVDVADGSAGLGYRVAERAAGRGLAQYGVRRVCELARDGYGLHRLVADAALANPASLAVLRRTGFVPAGKVDLGGEPGQRHVLDLHPGDQR encoded by the coding sequence GTGCCGGAACTCGAACGACTCGCCGCTCACCACGCCTACGTGCTGTACCGGTTCGAGCGGGAGAACCGGGCCTACTTCGCCCGCTACGTGCCCGACCGCGGCGACGACTACTTCGACCTGTTCGCCGACCGGCTCGCCGACCTGCTGGACGAGCAGGACCGCGGCATCTGCCACTTCCACGTGCTGGTCGACGACGACGGCTTCGTGCTCGGGCGGTTCAACCTGGTCGACGTCGCCGACGGCAGCGCCGGGCTGGGCTACCGGGTGGCCGAACGCGCCGCCGGCCGCGGCCTCGCGCAGTACGGCGTACGGCGGGTCTGCGAACTGGCCCGCGACGGGTACGGGCTGCACCGGCTGGTCGCCGACGCGGCGCTGGCGAACCCGGCGTCCCTGGCGGTGCTCCGGCGGACCGGGTTCGTGCCGGCCGGAAAGGTGGACCTGGGTGGGGAGCCCGGCCAGCGGCACGTCCTCGACCTGCACCCGGGGGATCAGCGATGA
- a CDS encoding DUF6331 family protein: MSGCLARCEVESVRPCCGIDALSADPALVAAWCRRVGPDAVVEARRG, encoded by the coding sequence CTGAGCGGTTGCCTCGCCCGTTGTGAGGTCGAGAGCGTCCGTCCGTGCTGCGGGATCGACGCCCTCTCCGCCGATCCCGCCCTCGTCGCGGCGTGGTGCCGTCGGGTGGGGCCGGACGCGGTTGTCGAGGCCCGGCGGGGCTAA
- a CDS encoding Type 1 glutamine amidotransferase-like domain-containing protein — protein sequence MKLLLTSAGITNASIRDELVGLLGKPIADSTALCIPTAGYAMGGPAGAWRFITGQSSTPMCELGWKSLGVLELTALPSVGEDRWVPWVREADVLLVGGGDALYLGHWMRQSGLADLLPSLDTVWVGLSAGSMVMAPRVGAEFVAWTPPGGTDETLGVVDFAIFPHLDHPDLPENTMAEAEKWAAGMSIPAYGIDDQTAIKVIDGSVEVVTEGHWKLFPAQG from the coding sequence TTGAAGCTGCTTCTCACGTCCGCGGGCATCACGAACGCGAGCATCCGGGACGAACTCGTCGGCCTTCTGGGCAAACCGATTGCCGACTCCACAGCCCTCTGCATTCCCACCGCCGGATATGCGATGGGTGGTCCCGCCGGGGCGTGGCGTTTCATCACCGGCCAATCCTCCACGCCGATGTGCGAGTTGGGGTGGAAGTCGTTGGGGGTGCTGGAACTCACCGCGTTGCCCAGCGTCGGTGAAGATCGCTGGGTGCCGTGGGTCAGGGAAGCGGATGTCCTGCTGGTGGGCGGCGGGGACGCCTTGTATCTGGGCCACTGGATGCGACAGTCCGGGTTGGCGGATCTGCTGCCGTCGCTGGACACGGTCTGGGTGGGGCTGAGCGCCGGGAGCATGGTGATGGCCCCCCGCGTCGGGGCCGAATTCGTCGCCTGGACACCACCCGGCGGGACCGACGAAACGTTGGGCGTGGTCGACTTCGCGATCTTCCCGCACCTGGATCACCCGGACCTGCCGGAGAACACCATGGCCGAGGCCGAGAAATGGGCCGCCGGGATGTCGATACCGGCATACGGGATCGACGATCAGACCGCCATCAAAGTGATCGACGGCAGCGTCGAGGTCGTCACCGAGGGGCATTGGAAGCTGTTCCCGGCACAGGGGTGA
- a CDS encoding zinc metalloprotease, with protein MGLRPNLLTRRTAGVATSTLALLLSTAAVGVVPAASAFSAAPAGVCAEPADAHADARVAKGGHANLDPNHLTAKQVRDREADLAAAQRARANFRTGPVAPLATVTIPVVVHVIQENSTRAGGNIPDSLITQQISVLNQAYAGSTGGAATAFSFQLSKINRVTNASWYPIVQGSSAERSMKTSLRTGGKNTLNMYLGELSNGLLGWATFPKQTLDKMDGVVVLNESLPGGSATNYNQGDTGTHEIGHWLNLYHTFQGGCSGSGDSVSDTPAEASPAYECPTGRDTCSTTGKDPITNFMDYTYDSCMYQFTAGQASRMLTAWNAYRAA; from the coding sequence ATGGGACTTCGTCCCAACCTGCTGACCCGGCGTACCGCCGGTGTCGCGACGTCGACCCTCGCGCTGCTGCTCAGCACCGCGGCCGTCGGTGTCGTCCCCGCTGCTTCGGCCTTCTCGGCCGCCCCGGCCGGCGTCTGCGCCGAGCCGGCCGACGCCCACGCCGACGCCCGCGTCGCCAAGGGCGGCCACGCCAATCTCGACCCGAACCACCTGACCGCCAAGCAGGTTCGCGACCGTGAGGCCGACCTCGCCGCCGCCCAGCGCGCGCGGGCAAACTTCCGGACCGGTCCCGTCGCCCCGCTGGCGACCGTGACCATCCCGGTCGTCGTGCACGTCATCCAGGAGAACAGCACCCGCGCCGGCGGCAACATCCCGGACTCGCTGATCACCCAGCAGATCAGCGTGCTCAACCAGGCGTACGCGGGCTCGACCGGCGGCGCGGCCACCGCGTTCAGCTTCCAGCTCTCGAAGATCAACCGGGTCACCAACGCGTCGTGGTACCCGATCGTGCAGGGCTCCTCCGCGGAGCGGTCGATGAAGACCTCGCTGCGCACGGGCGGCAAGAACACGCTGAACATGTACCTCGGTGAGCTCAGCAACGGCCTGCTGGGCTGGGCGACCTTCCCGAAGCAGACGCTGGACAAGATGGACGGCGTGGTGGTGCTCAACGAGTCGCTGCCCGGTGGCTCGGCGACCAACTACAACCAGGGCGACACCGGCACCCACGAGATCGGCCACTGGCTGAACCTCTACCACACCTTCCAGGGCGGCTGCTCGGGCTCGGGTGACAGCGTCTCCGACACCCCGGCCGAGGCCTCCCCGGCGTACGAGTGCCCGACCGGTCGGGACACCTGCTCCACGACCGGCAAGGACCCGATCACCAACTTCATGGACTACACGTACGACTCCTGCATGTACCAGTTCACCGCCGGCCAGGCGAGCCGGATGCTGACCGCGTGGAACGCCTACCGCGCGGCCTGA
- a CDS encoding pyridoxamine 5'-phosphate oxidase family protein, translating to MASWSEFAADEPRLAAEIRLLMQQYGPGFGYLATVRADGGPRVHPVSPLITDDGLWCFVIDSPKRHDLERDGRYALHSFPPEESDDEAYVAGRALPVTDPATVSRLSRLGRATPQGDWRLFEFTVDVAMLTRRDPVTLIGAGRPEVRLWLDPGEGAPAATATTPPPVAARCDVLAPEAPRGRHGFDTRRSAA from the coding sequence ATGGCTTCCTGGTCCGAATTCGCCGCCGACGAACCCCGACTCGCCGCCGAGATCCGCCTCCTGATGCAGCAGTACGGGCCGGGCTTCGGCTACCTCGCCACGGTCCGCGCCGACGGGGGCCCGCGGGTCCACCCCGTCTCGCCGCTGATCACCGACGACGGTCTCTGGTGCTTCGTCATCGACTCGCCGAAGCGCCACGACCTCGAACGCGACGGCCGCTACGCGCTGCACTCCTTCCCGCCGGAGGAGAGCGACGACGAGGCTTACGTGGCCGGTCGGGCCCTTCCGGTGACCGACCCGGCGACGGTGTCGCGGCTGTCCCGGCTCGGCCGGGCGACGCCGCAGGGTGACTGGCGGCTGTTCGAGTTCACCGTCGACGTGGCGATGCTGACCCGCCGCGACCCGGTCACCCTGATCGGTGCCGGCCGACCGGAGGTGCGGCTCTGGCTCGACCCGGGGGAGGGCGCACCCGCCGCCACGGCGACGACGCCACCCCCGGTCGCGGCCCGGTGTGACGTGCTCGCCCCGGAGGCCCCGCGTGGCCGGCACGGCTTCGACACCCGCCGGTCGGCCGCCTGA
- the dcd gene encoding dCTP deaminase produces MLLSDRDLVSEIKAGTLALEPFEPTLVQPSSIDVRLDRLFRVFNNHLYTHIDPSVQQDDLTSMVEVPEGQPFVLHPGEFVLASTLEVISLGEELAGRLEGKSSLGRLGLLTHSTAGFIDPGFSGHVTLELSNVANLPITLWPGMKIGQLCIFRLSSPAEHPYGSAVYGSRYQGQRGPTPSRSWQSWRTWPTR; encoded by the coding sequence ATGCTGCTCTCCGACCGCGACCTGGTCTCCGAGATCAAGGCGGGCACGCTCGCGCTGGAGCCCTTCGAGCCCACGCTGGTGCAGCCGTCCAGCATCGACGTACGCCTGGACCGGCTGTTCCGGGTCTTCAACAACCACCTCTACACCCACATCGACCCGTCGGTGCAGCAGGACGACCTGACGTCGATGGTGGAGGTCCCCGAGGGGCAGCCGTTCGTGCTGCACCCGGGCGAGTTCGTGCTCGCCTCCACGCTGGAGGTGATCTCGCTGGGTGAGGAGCTGGCCGGCCGGCTGGAGGGCAAGTCGTCGCTGGGCCGGCTCGGTCTGCTCACCCACTCCACCGCCGGCTTCATCGACCCGGGCTTCTCCGGTCACGTCACGCTGGAGCTGTCCAACGTGGCGAATCTGCCGATCACGCTCTGGCCGGGCATGAAGATCGGCCAGCTCTGCATCTTCCGGCTCTCGTCGCCGGCCGAGCACCCGTACGGCTCGGCCGTCTACGGTTCGCGCTACCAGGGTCAGCGCGGCCCGACGCCGAGCCGGTCCTGGCAGAGCTGGCGCACCTGGCCGACCCGCTGA
- a CDS encoding C40 family peptidase — translation MPRSRWSRFTTTLAALVGAAVVLTGGATAAHAEPSVAEIEAQIDRDWNKLEPVIEQVNAVRGQLAVRRKQADALGRQIAPLQARVDAALGQVGGLAADAYKGDNLSTVNALLGSRSPSELVTGLEMLDRFAHHQQEQVRDIAALRDELAAKKKPLDAMVADLSRTEAQLAAKKKQIDAEIAKLQKLRLKVYGNGGGGPLRPAPCPAGYPGGPAGVAVKFACAQIGKIYVWGAAGPDHFDCSGLTMAAWAKAGVSLPHNARQQHDVTKRVSRAELRAGDLVFYYGDLHHVGMYVGDGWVVHASQSGKPITMKRVDDGDINSYGRPG, via the coding sequence GTGCCGCGTTCCCGCTGGTCCCGCTTCACCACCACACTCGCCGCCCTGGTCGGCGCCGCGGTCGTCCTGACCGGCGGCGCGACGGCGGCGCACGCGGAACCCTCGGTCGCCGAGATCGAGGCCCAGATCGACCGCGACTGGAACAAGCTCGAACCCGTCATCGAACAGGTCAACGCCGTGCGCGGGCAGCTCGCCGTGCGCCGCAAGCAGGCCGACGCGCTCGGCCGGCAGATCGCCCCGCTCCAGGCCCGGGTGGACGCCGCGCTCGGCCAGGTCGGCGGGCTCGCCGCCGACGCGTACAAGGGCGACAACCTCTCCACCGTCAACGCGCTGCTGGGCAGCCGTTCGCCGAGCGAGCTGGTCACCGGCCTGGAAATGCTCGACCGCTTCGCGCACCACCAGCAGGAGCAGGTCCGCGACATCGCCGCGCTGCGCGACGAGCTGGCGGCGAAGAAGAAGCCGCTGGACGCGATGGTCGCCGACCTGAGCCGCACCGAGGCCCAGCTCGCGGCGAAGAAGAAGCAGATCGACGCCGAGATCGCCAAGCTCCAGAAGCTGCGGCTCAAGGTGTACGGCAACGGTGGCGGCGGCCCGCTGCGCCCGGCCCCCTGTCCCGCCGGCTATCCCGGCGGCCCGGCCGGGGTGGCGGTCAAGTTCGCCTGCGCCCAGATCGGCAAGATCTACGTGTGGGGCGCGGCCGGCCCGGACCACTTCGACTGCTCGGGCCTCACCATGGCCGCCTGGGCGAAGGCCGGGGTCTCGCTGCCGCACAACGCCCGCCAGCAGCACGACGTGACGAAGCGGGTCAGCCGCGCCGAGCTGCGCGCCGGTGACCTGGTCTTCTACTACGGCGACCTGCACCACGTGGGGATGTACGTCGGCGACGGCTGGGTGGTGCACGCCTCCCAGTCCGGCAAGCCCATCACCATGAAGCGCGTCGACGACGGCGACATCAACAGCTACGGCCGCCCCGGCTGA
- a CDS encoding N-acetylmuramoyl-L-alanine amidase, translating into MHLSAPPSSRRILLAAAVATATALATTGPVSAAPQADRPTGDRQQQYAAAAAEYGVPQNVLLGVSYLESRWDTHPGQPSTSGGYGPMHLTDAAHILATPGSAHVDEDEDPRGDDARPLTLDPATAAAPTRETPLPAASLQTLDAAATLTGLDAQTLRTDPAANIRGGAALLASHQKALGGPVGAGSDAAAWYGAVARYSGADTSDAAAAFADEVYDQLGQGAARTTDDGQRVTLAATAAEPDRAGLARLGLRQAARPDGLECPVRLACEWIPAPYEQLSADPGDYGNHDLGDRPKQQKIEYIVIHDTEGYFNPSVDLVKRADYLGWHYTLRSVDGYVAQHIKAKDVGWHAGNWYVNAKSIGLEHEGFAGQGTWYTEAMYRSSAKLVRYLAQKFGIPMDRQHIIGHDNVPGTTAPTVKGMHWDPGPYWDWSHYFDLMKAPFRATGTSRTGLVTIDPDFATNRPAFVGCNQQPPGVPTPTPPAAPCPSRGSSAVVLRTAPSADAPLVNDLGLRPDGTPDTMYVSDHGARASAGQTYAVAGRQGDWTAIWYLGQKAWFHNPADAPTAKWATGFVVTPRPGRATVPVYGRAYPEQAAYPETIPYQAISPLQYTFAAGQRYAVGGVLPGEYYRAVSFDGSVPGDRTVVRGTNRYVQVQFGHRIMFVNLDDVLILPSPLGAPR; encoded by the coding sequence ATGCACCTCTCAGCCCCGCCGTCCAGCAGACGGATACTGCTCGCCGCCGCCGTGGCGACGGCCACCGCGCTGGCCACCACCGGCCCGGTGAGCGCCGCGCCACAGGCGGACCGGCCCACCGGCGACCGCCAGCAGCAGTACGCCGCCGCGGCGGCCGAGTACGGCGTACCGCAGAACGTGCTGCTCGGCGTCTCCTACCTGGAGTCGAGGTGGGACACCCACCCGGGCCAGCCCAGCACCAGCGGCGGCTACGGCCCGATGCACCTGACCGACGCCGCGCACATCCTGGCCACGCCGGGCAGCGCGCACGTCGACGAGGACGAGGACCCGCGCGGCGACGACGCCCGTCCGCTCACGCTCGACCCGGCCACCGCCGCCGCGCCGACACGGGAGACGCCGCTGCCGGCCGCCTCGCTCCAGACGCTCGACGCCGCCGCCACTCTCACCGGACTGGACGCGCAGACGCTGCGCACCGACCCGGCCGCGAACATCCGCGGTGGCGCGGCGCTGCTGGCGTCGCACCAGAAGGCACTGGGCGGGCCGGTCGGCGCCGGCAGCGACGCCGCGGCCTGGTACGGCGCGGTGGCCCGCTACTCCGGCGCGGACACGTCCGACGCGGCGGCGGCCTTCGCCGACGAGGTCTACGACCAGCTCGGCCAGGGCGCGGCCCGGACCACCGACGACGGGCAGCGGGTCACGCTGGCCGCCACCGCCGCCGAGCCGGACCGTGCCGGGCTGGCCCGCCTCGGGCTGCGCCAGGCCGCGCGGCCGGACGGGCTGGAGTGCCCGGTGCGGCTGGCCTGCGAGTGGATCCCCGCCCCCTACGAGCAGCTCAGCGCGGACCCGGGCGACTACGGCAACCACGACCTGGGCGACCGGCCGAAGCAGCAGAAGATCGAATACATCGTCATCCACGACACCGAGGGCTACTTCAACCCCAGCGTCGACCTGGTGAAGCGCGCCGACTACCTGGGCTGGCACTACACGCTGCGGTCGGTGGACGGCTACGTCGCCCAGCACATCAAGGCCAAGGACGTCGGCTGGCACGCCGGCAACTGGTACGTCAACGCCAAGTCCATCGGCCTGGAACACGAGGGCTTCGCCGGGCAGGGCACCTGGTACACCGAGGCGATGTACCGCAGCTCGGCCAAGCTGGTCCGGTACCTGGCGCAGAAGTTCGGCATCCCGATGGACCGGCAGCACATCATCGGCCACGACAACGTGCCCGGCACCACCGCCCCGACCGTGAAGGGCATGCACTGGGACCCGGGCCCCTACTGGGACTGGTCGCACTACTTCGACCTGATGAAGGCGCCGTTCCGGGCCACCGGCACGTCGCGTACCGGGCTGGTCACCATCGACCCGGACTTCGCCACCAACCGGCCGGCGTTCGTCGGCTGCAACCAGCAGCCGCCGGGCGTCCCGACGCCCACCCCGCCGGCCGCGCCCTGCCCGTCGCGCGGCTCCTCGGCGGTCGTGCTGCGGACCGCGCCGAGCGCGGACGCCCCGCTGGTCAACGACCTCGGGCTGCGCCCGGACGGCACGCCGGACACGATGTACGTCTCCGACCACGGTGCCCGCGCCTCCGCCGGACAGACGTACGCGGTGGCCGGCCGGCAGGGCGACTGGACCGCGATCTGGTACCTCGGCCAGAAGGCGTGGTTCCACAACCCGGCCGACGCGCCCACCGCGAAGTGGGCCACCGGCTTCGTGGTGACGCCGCGCCCCGGCAGGGCCACCGTTCCGGTGTACGGTCGCGCCTACCCCGAGCAGGCCGCCTACCCGGAGACCATCCCGTACCAGGCCATCTCCCCGCTCCAGTACACGTTCGCGGCCGGCCAGCGGTACGCGGTGGGCGGCGTGCTGCCGGGCGAGTACTACCGGGCGGTCTCCTTCGACGGCTCCGTCCCCGGTGACCGCACCGTGGTCCGCGGCACGAACCGCTACGTGCAGGTCCAGTTCGGCCACCGGATCATGTTCGTGAATCTCGACGACGTGCTGATCCTGCCGTCGCCGCTCGGCGCGCCGCGCTGA
- a CDS encoding C40 family peptidase: protein MPVATMPPQRHAPSAPPGRPVGVHRVVRRLLTLVAAVAVGAGMLTAPAYAAPSVDEIDAQIDKQWEQLEPTIEQYNKVSAQLKADQKKSAELKKKMVPLELASTLAMNKVGDIASRYYMRGPSQEMGALLVSTKPGTLAEQLVMLDRIADDQRRQIAGVLAARDKYNAQKQKLDALIATEVKRKNDLAAKKKQIDSEIKRLTGMLPVTSIRPEGCPSIDGVVSSAARTAIKTACAQVGDPYVWGATGPNSFDCSGLTQYAYKAAGISLTHFTGAQWNEGRKISASEARPGDLVFFFSDLHHVGLYLGNGLMVHAPRTGKPVQVAKVEYMPVAGYRRPY from the coding sequence GTGCCGGTGGCAACCATGCCCCCTCAACGTCACGCCCCGAGCGCTCCCCCCGGCCGGCCGGTCGGGGTCCACCGGGTGGTACGCCGTCTCCTCACCCTGGTCGCGGCCGTCGCGGTCGGCGCCGGGATGCTGACGGCTCCGGCGTACGCGGCACCCTCGGTGGACGAGATCGACGCGCAGATCGACAAGCAGTGGGAGCAGCTCGAACCCACGATCGAGCAGTACAACAAGGTCAGCGCCCAGCTCAAGGCCGACCAGAAGAAGTCGGCCGAGCTGAAGAAGAAGATGGTCCCGCTGGAGCTGGCCTCGACGCTGGCGATGAACAAGGTCGGCGACATCGCCTCCCGCTACTACATGCGCGGCCCGTCCCAGGAGATGGGCGCGCTGCTGGTGAGCACCAAGCCGGGCACGCTGGCCGAGCAGCTGGTCATGCTGGACCGGATCGCCGACGACCAGCGCCGGCAGATCGCCGGTGTGCTCGCGGCCCGCGACAAGTACAACGCGCAGAAGCAGAAGCTGGACGCGTTGATCGCCACCGAGGTCAAGCGGAAGAACGACCTGGCGGCGAAGAAGAAGCAGATCGACTCCGAGATCAAGCGGCTGACCGGGATGCTGCCGGTGACCTCGATCCGTCCGGAGGGCTGCCCCTCGATCGACGGGGTGGTGAGCAGCGCCGCGCGTACCGCGATCAAGACCGCGTGCGCCCAGGTCGGCGACCCGTACGTGTGGGGCGCGACCGGCCCGAACTCGTTCGACTGCTCCGGCCTCACGCAGTACGCGTACAAGGCGGCGGGCATCTCGCTGACCCACTTCACCGGCGCGCAGTGGAACGAGGGCCGGAAGATCTCGGCGAGCGAGGCCCGCCCCGGTGACCTGGTCTTCTTCTTCAGCGACCTGCACCATGTCGGGCTCTACCTGGGCAACGGTCTGATGGTGCACGCGCCGCGGACCGGTAAACCGGTCCAGGTGGCGAAGGTGGAGTACATGCCGGTCGCGGGCTACCGCCGGCCGTACTGA
- a CDS encoding hemolysin family protein: MPELLVALVLLLGNAFFVGSEFALIASRRTVIEPLTATSKRARWALAAMNQIPLMIAGAQLGITVCSLGLGAIAEPALAHLLEVPFTAVGLPASAVHPVAFVIALAVVVFLHTVVGEMVPKNITLAGPEPSALWLGPAMLAFCLATKPLLLAMKWSARQVLRWWGVEATDAVKTVFTAEELAGLVSQARTEGLLDAEEHARITGALALHTRTAADALQPWSTVTTVAEDVSPASLEVLATRTGRSRFPVVQRATRRVLGFVHVKDVLGYAGASRRAPVPAEVYRPLAVVPPDRTLADLLLAMRRERRHMVLVSDGRRPLGVVTLDDVLTAIVGT, encoded by the coding sequence GTGCCTGAGCTGCTGGTGGCCCTGGTGTTGCTGCTCGGCAACGCCTTCTTCGTGGGCAGCGAGTTCGCGTTGATCGCGTCCCGCCGTACCGTGATCGAACCGCTCACGGCGACGTCGAAGCGGGCCCGCTGGGCGCTCGCCGCGATGAACCAGATCCCGCTGATGATCGCCGGCGCGCAGCTCGGCATCACGGTCTGCTCGCTCGGTCTGGGCGCGATCGCCGAGCCGGCGTTGGCGCACCTGCTGGAGGTGCCCTTCACCGCGGTCGGGCTGCCGGCCTCGGCGGTGCACCCGGTGGCGTTCGTGATCGCGCTGGCCGTGGTGGTGTTCCTGCACACCGTGGTCGGCGAGATGGTGCCGAAGAACATCACGCTGGCCGGCCCGGAGCCGTCGGCGCTCTGGCTCGGCCCGGCGATGCTCGCGTTCTGCCTGGCCACGAAGCCGCTGCTGCTGGCGATGAAGTGGTCGGCCCGGCAGGTGCTGCGGTGGTGGGGGGTGGAGGCGACGGACGCGGTGAAGACCGTGTTCACCGCCGAGGAGCTGGCCGGGCTGGTCTCCCAGGCACGCACCGAGGGGTTGCTGGACGCCGAGGAGCACGCCCGGATCACCGGCGCGCTCGCGCTGCACACCCGTACCGCCGCCGACGCGTTGCAGCCGTGGTCGACGGTGACCACGGTGGCGGAGGACGTCTCACCGGCCTCGCTGGAGGTGCTGGCGACCCGCACCGGCCGGTCCCGCTTCCCGGTGGTGCAGCGGGCCACCCGCCGGGTGCTCGGCTTCGTCCACGTCAAGGACGTGCTCGGGTACGCCGGCGCGAGCCGGCGGGCCCCGGTGCCGGCCGAGGTCTACCGGCCGCTGGCCGTGGTGCCGCCGGACCGTACGCTGGCCGATCTGCTGCTGGCGATGCGCCGCGAGCGCCGGCACATGGTGCTGGTCAGCGACGGTCGACGGCCCCTCGGTGTGGTGACGCTCGACGACGTATTGACGGCCATCGTCGGCACGTGA